One region of Streptomyces sp. NBC_00442 genomic DNA includes:
- a CDS encoding amino acid deaminase/aldolase, which produces MTPRAADRARYDRATAHLDAPVAIVDLEAFDANADDLVRRAAGKPIRVASKSVRCRALLERVLARPGFAGLMSFTLAESVWLARAGFEDVLLAYPSADRASFAELTSDPKLAGAVTVMIDDPAQLDLVDRAREGDGEEVRVCLELDTSLQLFGGRVRVGARRSPLRTPAQLAELARAVARRPGFRLVGLMAYEGHVAGVGDAVAGRPVRSRAIRLMQGAARRELAARRAEVVRAVRAVAPDLEFVNGGGTGSVQHTAAEAAVTEIAAGSGLYVPRLFDNYTSFSGRPAALFAQPVVRRPGVGVVTVLGGGYPASGAPGADRLPVPYLPEGLRYDPQEGAGEVQTPLLGSAADDLLIGDKVWFRHAKAGELCERFDELRLIEGDRVTATVPTYRGEGRTFL; this is translated from the coding sequence ATGACTCCCCGCGCCGCTGACCGCGCCCGGTACGACCGGGCGACCGCTCACCTCGATGCGCCTGTGGCGATCGTCGATCTGGAGGCGTTCGACGCCAACGCGGACGATCTGGTCCGCCGGGCGGCCGGCAAACCGATCCGGGTCGCCAGCAAGTCGGTCCGGTGCCGCGCGCTCCTTGAGCGGGTGCTCGCCCGGCCCGGCTTCGCGGGCCTCATGTCGTTCACGCTGGCCGAGTCGGTGTGGCTGGCGCGGGCCGGCTTCGAGGACGTGCTGCTCGCCTATCCGTCCGCGGACCGGGCCTCGTTCGCGGAGCTGACGTCGGACCCCAAGCTCGCCGGGGCCGTCACCGTGATGATCGACGACCCGGCGCAGCTGGATCTCGTCGACCGGGCCCGCGAGGGCGACGGCGAGGAGGTGCGGGTCTGTCTGGAACTGGACACCTCGCTCCAGCTGTTCGGGGGCCGGGTACGGGTCGGCGCCCGCCGCTCCCCGCTGCGCACCCCCGCCCAACTGGCCGAGCTCGCCCGCGCGGTGGCCCGGCGTCCCGGGTTCCGCCTGGTGGGTCTCATGGCGTACGAGGGTCATGTGGCCGGGGTCGGGGACGCGGTGGCCGGCCGTCCCGTGCGCTCGCGCGCGATCCGCCTGATGCAGGGCGCGGCCCGCAGGGAGCTGGCGGCGCGGCGTGCCGAAGTGGTGCGTGCGGTCCGGGCCGTCGCGCCGGACCTGGAGTTCGTCAACGGCGGTGGAACCGGCAGTGTGCAGCACACGGCGGCCGAGGCCGCGGTGACCGAGATCGCGGCGGGCTCGGGGCTCTATGTGCCGCGGCTTTTCGACAACTACACCTCGTTCAGCGGGCGTCCGGCGGCGCTGTTCGCCCAGCCGGTGGTGCGCCGGCCGGGTGTCGGTGTCGTGACCGTGCTCGGCGGCGGCTACCCGGCCTCGGGAGCACCCGGCGCGGACCGGCTGCCGGTGCCGTACTTGCCGGAGGGGCTGCGGTACGACCCGCAGGAAGGCGCGGGCGAGGTGCAGACGCCGCTGCTCGGCTCCGCCGCGGACGATCTCCTGATCGGCGACAAGGTGTGGTTCCGGCACGCCAAGGCGGGCGAACTGTGTGAGCGTTTCGATGAGTTGCGGCTGATCGAGGGCGACCGGGTGACGGCGACCGTGCCGACGTACCGGGGCGAGGGCCGCACGTTCCTTTAG
- a CDS encoding DUF1844 domain-containing protein — MSETPPQDTADFDTMARDIAEVPAVEVIVTVAVNLMSAAAVKLGLTEEGDEHKDLDEARKLVHALAGLLDAGATEISSFHAAPLRDGLKSLQLAFREASIVPDAPGQGPGEKYTGAVFG; from the coding sequence ATGAGTGAGACGCCCCCCCAAGACACAGCCGACTTCGACACCATGGCCCGCGACATCGCGGAGGTTCCGGCGGTCGAGGTGATCGTGACGGTCGCCGTGAACCTGATGAGCGCCGCCGCCGTGAAGCTCGGCCTGACCGAGGAGGGCGACGAGCACAAGGACCTCGACGAGGCCCGCAAGCTGGTGCACGCCCTGGCCGGACTGCTCGACGCCGGGGCCACCGAGATCTCGTCCTTCCACGCCGCCCCGCTGCGCGACGGCCTCAAGTCGCTCCAGCTGGCGTTCCGCGAGGCGTCGATCGTGCCGGACGCGCCGGGCCAGGGTCCGGGCGAGAAGTACACGGGCGCCGTCTTCGGCTGA
- the rpmI gene encoding 50S ribosomal protein L35 encodes MPKNKSHSGASKRFKITGSGKVLRERAGKRHLLEHKSSKKTRSLTGTVVLAPADAKKVKKLLGK; translated from the coding sequence ATGCCGAAGAACAAGTCGCACAGCGGTGCCAGCAAGCGCTTCAAGATCACCGGCTCCGGCAAGGTGCTCCGTGAGCGTGCCGGCAAGCGCCACCTGCTCGAGCACAAGTCGTCCAAGAAGACCCGCTCGCTGACGGGCACGGTCGTTCTGGCTCCGGCCGACGCCAAGAAGGTCAAGAAGCTTCTCGGCAAGTGA
- a CDS encoding aldehyde dehydrogenase family protein, whose amino-acid sequence MSTAYELQVLNPATEDVIAVVAGATAADVDAAVARARTAQRTWAAAAPADRARLLRRFAAVVDQHIEELAQLEVDEAGHTIGNARWEAGNVRDLLDFAAGGVERLNGRQIPVAGGLDITLLEPLGVIGVIAPWNFPMPIAAWGTAPALAAGNAVILKPAETTPLTALRLAGLALEAGLPEGLFQVLPGAGTVAGNALVEHPGVAKIVFTGSTRVGKQIMTTCADRVKRVTLELGGKSPNIVFADADIEAAAAATPMSFLDNSGQDCCARTRILVQRTAYDRFMELLGPAIEEIVVGDPADEKTQMGPLISRVQLDRVRSYVPDGAPGLRGSAPDGPGFWFPPTVLTGLDADAPAAVEEVFGPVAVVLPFEDEQDAVRLANATEYGLSGSIWTRDVGRALRVSRAVAAGNLSVNSHSSVRYSTPFGGYKQSGLGRELGPDALTAFTETKNVFISTEA is encoded by the coding sequence TTGTCCACTGCGTACGAGCTTCAGGTGCTCAACCCGGCCACCGAGGACGTGATCGCGGTCGTCGCCGGCGCCACCGCCGCCGATGTGGACGCGGCCGTGGCGCGGGCCAGGACGGCCCAGCGCACGTGGGCCGCCGCGGCCCCCGCCGACCGCGCCCGTCTCCTGCGCCGCTTCGCGGCCGTGGTCGACCAACACATCGAAGAACTGGCCCAGTTGGAGGTCGACGAGGCCGGCCACACCATCGGCAACGCCCGCTGGGAGGCGGGCAACGTCCGTGATCTGCTCGACTTCGCCGCCGGGGGAGTGGAGCGCCTGAACGGCCGTCAGATCCCGGTCGCGGGCGGCCTCGACATCACCCTGCTCGAACCGCTCGGCGTCATCGGCGTCATCGCCCCCTGGAACTTCCCGATGCCCATCGCGGCCTGGGGCACCGCCCCCGCGCTCGCGGCCGGCAACGCGGTGATCCTCAAGCCCGCCGAGACGACCCCGCTCACCGCTCTGCGCCTGGCCGGCCTCGCCCTTGAGGCGGGGCTGCCCGAGGGTCTGTTCCAGGTGCTGCCCGGCGCGGGCACGGTGGCCGGCAACGCGCTCGTCGAGCACCCCGGCGTCGCGAAGATCGTCTTCACCGGGTCGACCCGCGTCGGCAAGCAGATCATGACCACGTGCGCCGACCGCGTGAAGCGGGTCACCCTCGAACTCGGCGGCAAGAGCCCCAACATCGTCTTCGCCGACGCCGACATCGAGGCCGCGGCCGCCGCCACCCCGATGTCCTTCCTCGACAACTCCGGCCAGGACTGCTGCGCCCGCACCCGCATCCTGGTCCAGCGCACCGCGTACGACCGCTTCATGGAACTGCTCGGCCCCGCGATCGAGGAGATCGTGGTCGGCGACCCGGCCGACGAGAAGACGCAGATGGGTCCGCTGATCTCGCGCGTCCAGCTGGACCGCGTCAGGTCCTACGTCCCCGACGGCGCGCCCGGCCTGCGCGGGAGCGCGCCCGACGGGCCCGGGTTCTGGTTCCCGCCGACCGTCCTGACCGGCCTCGACGCGGACGCGCCCGCCGCCGTCGAGGAGGTCTTCGGACCGGTCGCCGTCGTCCTGCCCTTCGAGGACGAGCAGGACGCGGTACGACTGGCCAACGCCACCGAGTACGGACTCTCCGGATCCATCTGGACCCGCGACGTCGGCCGCGCGCTGCGCGTCTCGCGGGCCGTGGCGGCCGGCAACCTTTCCGTCAACTCCCATTCCAGCGTGCGCTATTCGACCCCGTTCGGCGGCTACAAGCAGTCCGGCCTGGGCCGCGAGCTGGGCCCCGACGCCCTCACCGCTTTCACCGAGACCAAGAACGTCTTCATCAGCACGGAGGCCTGA
- a CDS encoding SseB family protein: protein MALKNIPDSGFSDDDGTAAPELTEALAAWAEDRSAEPRVLAALRTARLLVPVVAMLGESEIDENGLKREKTSDMAVPTLKAGGRTALPAFTSIESLALWDPAARPVAVPLHQALAAAVHEKADTVVIDLAGPVAYELKGAALLALAEGRSSTDPLQDPAVLGAVRAAVAAVPSVLRAHLGPGSADGTLALVVADGAVPADAGRAVAELIAADETLRARLVRGLDLALLPSVAPQPNEPLFTR from the coding sequence GTGGCGCTCAAGAACATTCCGGATTCCGGCTTCTCCGACGACGACGGCACTGCCGCCCCCGAACTGACCGAGGCGCTGGCCGCCTGGGCCGAGGACAGATCTGCCGAGCCGCGGGTGCTCGCCGCCCTGCGCACGGCACGGCTGCTCGTGCCGGTCGTCGCCATGCTCGGCGAGAGCGAGATCGACGAGAACGGCCTCAAGCGCGAGAAGACCAGCGACATGGCGGTGCCCACCCTGAAGGCGGGCGGGCGCACGGCGCTGCCCGCGTTCACCTCGATCGAGTCGCTCGCCCTGTGGGACCCGGCGGCCCGGCCGGTCGCCGTCCCGCTGCACCAGGCGCTCGCGGCGGCCGTGCACGAGAAGGCGGACACCGTGGTCATCGACCTGGCGGGGCCGGTCGCCTACGAGCTCAAGGGCGCCGCCCTGCTCGCCCTCGCGGAGGGCCGCAGCAGCACGGACCCGCTCCAGGACCCCGCGGTGCTCGGCGCGGTGCGTGCGGCGGTGGCCGCGGTTCCCTCGGTGCTGCGCGCCCATCTCGGCCCCGGCAGTGCGGACGGCACGCTCGCCCTGGTCGTCGCCGACGGCGCGGTCCCCGCCGACGCGGGCCGCGCGGTCGCCGAGCTGATCGCCGCCGACGAGACGCTGCGGGCCCGGCTCGTGCGCGGCCTCGACCTGGCCCTGCTGCCGTCCGTGGCCCCACAGCCGAACGAGCCGCTCTTCACCCGCTGA
- a CDS encoding TrmH family RNA methyltransferase, with amino-acid sequence MPTPELISPRSPRVAAARRLARRNFRGKERRFIAEGPQAVREAVEHRRDGAPTLIELFTTVEAAERYTDIVGAALDAGVRVHYADDEVLAEVSQTVTPQGLVGVCRFLDSPFEEILDAKPKLVAVLAHVRDPGNAGTVLRCADAAGADAVVLTDASVDLYNPKSVRASVGSLFHLPVAVGVPVEQAVQGLRDAGVRILAADGAGEDDLDAELDAGTMGGPTAWIFGNEAWGLPEETRALADAVVRVPIHGKAESLNLATAAAVCLYASARAQRAATGCRSVTSY; translated from the coding sequence ATGCCCACCCCCGAGCTGATCTCCCCGCGTTCCCCTCGCGTCGCCGCCGCCCGTCGGCTTGCCCGGCGTAATTTCCGGGGGAAGGAGCGCCGGTTCATCGCCGAGGGGCCGCAGGCCGTGCGGGAGGCCGTCGAGCATCGCAGGGACGGCGCGCCCACCCTGATCGAGCTGTTCACGACCGTCGAGGCCGCCGAGCGCTACACCGACATCGTGGGCGCCGCCCTCGACGCGGGGGTCCGCGTCCACTACGCGGACGACGAGGTGCTCGCCGAGGTCTCCCAGACCGTCACCCCGCAGGGCCTGGTCGGCGTCTGCCGTTTCCTGGACTCGCCGTTCGAGGAGATCCTCGACGCGAAGCCCAAGCTGGTCGCCGTGCTCGCGCACGTCCGCGACCCCGGGAACGCCGGCACCGTCCTGCGCTGCGCGGACGCCGCCGGCGCCGACGCGGTCGTCCTCACCGACGCCTCCGTGGACCTCTACAACCCCAAGTCCGTGCGCGCGTCGGTCGGTTCGCTCTTCCACCTGCCGGTCGCGGTCGGCGTCCCCGTCGAGCAGGCCGTCCAGGGCCTGCGGGACGCGGGCGTACGCATCCTGGCCGCCGACGGAGCGGGCGAGGACGACCTCGACGCCGAGCTGGACGCCGGGACCATGGGCGGACCCACCGCGTGGATCTTCGGCAACGAGGCCTGGGGCCTGCCCGAGGAGACCCGCGCGCTCGCGGACGCCGTGGTGCGCGTGCCGATCCACGGCAAGGCCGAAAGCCTCAACCTCGCGACCGCCGCCGCCGTCTGCCTCTACGCATCCGCCCGTGCGCAGCGTGCTGCCACAGGGTGCCGCTCCGTGACCTCCTACTAG
- the mycP gene encoding type VII secretion-associated serine protease mycosin, which translates to MIRLLPAPGARLRRVGALGAVAALGLVLCAGPAHADGIRDRQWELGAMHTQQAWRTSQGQGITVAVLDTGVDGSHPDLAGQVLPGNDLIGFGAGQGSRDWARHGTAMAGIIAGHGHGEGDRAGVLGIAPEAKILPVRVILESTDPARKEARETKGGALADGIRWAADNGADVINLSLGDDSASAHPEPAEDAAIQYALGKGAVVVASAGNGGDQGDHISYPAAYPGVIAVAAVDRNGTHASFSTRRWYATVSAPGVDVVIADPDRKYYEGWGTSAASAFVSGAVALVRSADPGLSPAQIKKLLEDTARSAPDGGRDDARGYGMIDPAAALTAAAALKPAGVHPESAAHGTTYFGGGPDAPAAPDDPSNWLAPLSAGGGVLLLVTGVALWRSTRVKTPREWL; encoded by the coding sequence ATGATCCGGCTGCTCCCCGCGCCGGGCGCCCGCCTGCGCCGCGTCGGCGCGCTCGGGGCCGTCGCCGCGCTCGGCCTGGTGCTCTGCGCGGGTCCGGCGCACGCCGACGGGATCCGCGACCGGCAGTGGGAGCTGGGCGCCATGCACACCCAGCAGGCGTGGCGTACGTCCCAGGGCCAGGGCATCACGGTGGCGGTCCTGGACACCGGCGTCGACGGCAGCCACCCCGACCTCGCGGGACAGGTCCTGCCGGGCAACGACCTCATCGGCTTCGGGGCCGGGCAGGGCAGCCGAGACTGGGCCCGGCACGGCACCGCCATGGCGGGCATCATCGCGGGCCACGGCCACGGCGAGGGAGACCGGGCGGGCGTGCTCGGCATCGCGCCGGAGGCCAAGATCCTCCCGGTCCGGGTCATCCTGGAGTCGACCGACCCGGCCCGCAAAGAGGCCCGCGAGACCAAGGGCGGCGCGCTCGCCGACGGCATCCGCTGGGCCGCCGACAACGGCGCCGACGTCATCAACCTCTCGCTCGGCGACGACAGCGCCTCCGCGCACCCCGAACCCGCCGAGGACGCCGCGATCCAGTACGCGCTCGGCAAGGGCGCCGTCGTCGTGGCCTCCGCGGGCAACGGCGGCGACCAGGGCGACCACATCTCCTACCCGGCCGCCTACCCCGGCGTGATCGCGGTGGCCGCCGTCGACAGGAACGGCACCCATGCCTCCTTCTCCACCCGACGCTGGTACGCCACCGTCAGCGCGCCCGGCGTGGACGTCGTCATAGCGGACCCGGACCGCAAGTACTACGAGGGCTGGGGCACCAGCGCCGCCTCCGCGTTCGTCTCCGGCGCCGTCGCCCTCGTACGCTCCGCGGATCCCGGCCTCAGCCCGGCGCAGATCAAGAAGCTCCTGGAGGACACCGCCCGGAGCGCCCCCGACGGCGGCCGGGACGACGCCCGTGGCTACGGCATGATCGACCCGGCCGCCGCGCTCACCGCCGCCGCCGCGCTGAAGCCGGCCGGGGTACACCCGGAGTCCGCCGCGCACGGCACGACGTACTTCGGCGGCGGGCCGGACGCTCCGGCCGCGCCCGACGACCCCTCGAACTGGCTGGCCCCGCTCTCCGCGGGCGGCGGCGTCCTGCTGCTCGTGACCGGTGTGGCGCTGTGGCGCTCCACCCGGGTCAAGACGCCGCGCGAGTGGCTGTGA
- a CDS encoding 3-oxoacyl-ACP reductase: MTDDIICRRLVGRTAVITGAGSGIGLATARRLAAEGAHVVCGDIDENAGKAAAEAVGGTFVKVDVTDQEQVEALFKTAFDTYGSVDIAFNNAGISPPDDDSILTTGLDAWRRVQEVNLTSVYLCCKAALPYMQRQGRGSIINTASFVAIMGAATSQISYTASKGGVLAMSRELGVQFAREGIRVNALCPGPVNTPLLQELFAKDPERAARRLVHIPAGRFAEADEIAAAVAFLASDDSSFINATDFLVDGGISGAYVTPL; this comes from the coding sequence ATGACCGACGACATCATCTGCCGCCGCCTGGTCGGCCGCACCGCCGTCATCACCGGAGCCGGCAGCGGCATCGGCCTCGCCACCGCCAGGCGGCTGGCCGCCGAGGGCGCCCACGTGGTGTGCGGCGACATCGACGAGAACGCCGGCAAGGCCGCCGCCGAAGCGGTCGGCGGCACGTTCGTCAAGGTCGACGTCACCGACCAGGAGCAGGTCGAGGCGCTGTTCAAGACGGCCTTCGACACCTATGGCAGCGTCGACATCGCGTTCAACAACGCGGGCATCTCGCCGCCCGACGACGACTCCATCCTCACCACCGGGCTCGACGCCTGGCGCCGCGTCCAGGAGGTCAACCTCACCTCCGTCTACCTGTGCTGCAAGGCCGCCCTGCCCTACATGCAGCGCCAGGGCCGCGGCTCCATCATCAACACCGCCTCGTTCGTGGCGATCATGGGCGCCGCGACCTCGCAGATCTCCTACACCGCCTCCAAGGGCGGCGTGCTCGCCATGTCCCGCGAGCTCGGTGTGCAGTTCGCCCGCGAGGGCATCCGCGTCAACGCGCTGTGCCCGGGGCCCGTCAACACCCCGCTGCTCCAGGAGCTGTTCGCCAAGGACCCCGAGCGCGCCGCGCGCCGTCTGGTGCACATCCCGGCGGGCCGGTTCGCGGAGGCCGACGAGATCGCCGCCGCGGTCGCCTTCCTCGCCAGCGACGACTCCTCGTTCATCAACGCCACCGACTTCCTGGTCGACGGTGGCATCTCCGGGGCATACGTCACCCCGCTCTAG
- a CDS encoding DUF2510 domain-containing protein has translation MTMTTPPGWYPDPGVPGTERWWDGAAWTAHTRAPGGQVFGPPQPAAVVVVPPARRRGRTAAIAASAALLVAAVVGGAVLIGTGDEPHPASASKSATTPVVVNSPSSGPSSSPSGDPDTLVDQLNGITLPIPDGWEKTDDAVTGLVTMTTKGTYDCPGDSGFCHHGRVTTSTATTTDLRTPEAVAKNDITDAADDAYDHDPVGSRPYDGITAHHEVTSGSVVVDGRTGYFVRWQVETGAGPGGYVESLAFPSTVGSQAMVIARFAFDAGADGPPLALMDTITRGVAPIGGGGAQNGGAGTSLAPPSL, from the coding sequence ATGACCATGACGACCCCGCCCGGCTGGTATCCGGACCCGGGCGTGCCCGGCACCGAACGCTGGTGGGACGGCGCCGCCTGGACCGCCCACACCAGGGCGCCGGGCGGGCAGGTCTTCGGACCGCCGCAGCCCGCCGCCGTGGTCGTCGTGCCGCCCGCCCGGCGGCGCGGCCGGACGGCGGCGATCGCCGCGTCGGCCGCGCTCCTGGTGGCCGCGGTCGTCGGCGGGGCCGTCCTCATCGGCACGGGCGACGAGCCGCACCCCGCGAGCGCGAGCAAGAGCGCCACGACGCCCGTCGTCGTCAACTCGCCCTCCAGCGGGCCGAGTTCATCGCCCTCCGGCGATCCGGACACGCTCGTCGACCAGCTCAACGGCATCACTCTGCCGATCCCGGACGGCTGGGAGAAGACCGACGACGCGGTGACCGGACTCGTGACCATGACGACCAAGGGCACCTACGACTGCCCCGGCGACTCCGGGTTCTGCCACCACGGCCGGGTCACCACCTCCACCGCCACCACGACCGACCTCAGGACCCCCGAGGCCGTGGCCAAGAACGACATCACCGACGCCGCCGACGACGCCTACGACCACGACCCGGTCGGCTCCCGCCCCTACGACGGGATCACCGCGCACCACGAGGTGACGTCCGGCTCCGTCGTGGTCGACGGGCGCACCGGCTACTTCGTGCGCTGGCAGGTCGAGACCGGCGCGGGGCCCGGCGGCTACGTCGAGTCGCTCGCCTTCCCCTCGACGGTGGGCAGCCAGGCCATGGTCATCGCCCGGTTCGCCTTCGACGCGGGCGCGGACGGCCCGCCGCTCGCCCTCATGGACACCATCACCCGGGGTGTCGCGCCCATCGGCGGCGGCGGTGCACAGAACGGCGGCGCCGGCACCAGCCTGGCGCCACCGTCGCTCTGA
- a CDS encoding HAD family hydrolase, which produces MIVPTKESSSVSKSPAVRRLPVLAAALSMAAAGLVAAQPAQAHPHPARCPQLTVSDGWFGDNQDRIQDLIDTYGTCGAGAGHGKKPVAVFDWDNTVVKNDVGDATMYWLLRNSKIQRPARGDWHTTSRYLTDAAATSLAAACPAGRSTTLPTATDTACADEILAVYGEGATGKGAAAFAGFDRRTMEPSYAWLAQLLHGWTPAQVEAFASAARTQNLTAPADAVQTLGSNTKATAWVRYYDQQRDLIRTLQRAGFDVWITSASPEPVVDVWARGAGVAPDHAIGIRSTTQHGRITSHLKGCGSARDGDDSVITYIDGKRCWINQEVFGVRGAAAEKVQPVRNRQVFAAGDSDTDVSFLRDATGLRLVLNRNKNELMCRAYDDSDGRWIVNPMFIEPKGRKAAPYPCATTGYTEHDGTPAPVRRADGSVVPDQWDSVYGG; this is translated from the coding sequence ATGATCGTCCCGACGAAGGAGTCCTCCAGCGTGTCCAAGTCCCCCGCCGTCCGCCGGCTTCCGGTCCTCGCCGCGGCGCTGTCCATGGCCGCCGCCGGGCTCGTCGCCGCCCAGCCCGCCCAGGCGCATCCGCACCCGGCCCGCTGCCCCCAACTGACCGTCTCCGACGGCTGGTTCGGCGACAACCAGGACCGGATACAGGATCTGATCGACACCTACGGCACATGCGGCGCGGGGGCGGGCCACGGCAAGAAGCCGGTCGCCGTCTTCGACTGGGACAACACCGTCGTCAAGAACGACGTGGGCGACGCCACCATGTACTGGCTGCTGCGCAACTCCAAGATCCAGCGCCCCGCACGCGGCGACTGGCACACCACCAGCCGCTATCTGACCGACGCGGCGGCGACATCCCTCGCCGCAGCCTGCCCGGCCGGCCGCTCCACGACGCTGCCGACCGCCACCGACACCGCCTGCGCGGACGAGATCCTCGCGGTCTACGGCGAGGGCGCCACCGGCAAGGGCGCCGCAGCCTTCGCCGGATTCGACCGCCGCACCATGGAACCCTCGTACGCCTGGCTCGCCCAGCTCCTGCACGGCTGGACCCCGGCCCAGGTCGAGGCCTTCGCGAGCGCGGCCCGCACCCAGAACCTCACGGCCCCCGCCGACGCCGTCCAGACCTTGGGCAGCAACACCAAGGCCACGGCCTGGGTGCGCTACTACGACCAGCAGCGCGATCTGATCCGTACGCTCCAGAGGGCGGGCTTCGACGTCTGGATCACCTCGGCCTCGCCCGAGCCCGTCGTCGACGTGTGGGCGCGCGGCGCGGGCGTGGCTCCCGACCACGCCATCGGCATCCGCTCCACCACCCAGCACGGCCGCATCACCTCACACCTGAAGGGCTGCGGCTCGGCCAGGGACGGCGACGACTCGGTGATCACCTACATCGACGGCAAGCGCTGCTGGATCAACCAGGAGGTCTTCGGCGTACGGGGCGCCGCGGCCGAAAAGGTGCAGCCGGTCAGGAACCGCCAGGTGTTCGCGGCCGGCGACTCCGACACCGACGTGTCCTTCCTGCGGGACGCGACCGGGCTGCGTCTGGTCCTGAACCGCAACAAGAACGAGCTGATGTGCCGGGCGTACGACGACAGCGACGGCCGCTGGATCGTCAACCCCATGTTCATCGAGCCCAAGGGCCGGAAGGCCGCGCCCTACCCGTGCGCCACCACCGGCTACACCGAGCACGACGGAACGCCGGCCCCCGTGCGGCGCGCCGACGGCTCGGTCGTGCCCGACCAGTGGGACTCGGTGTACGGCGGCTGA
- the rplT gene encoding 50S ribosomal protein L20: protein MARVKRAVNAHKKRRAILEAASGYRGQRSRLYRKAKEQVTHSLVYNYNDRKKRKGDFRQLWIQRINAAARQNGMTYNRLIQGLKAANIEVDRKILAELAVNDANAFAALVEVAQKALPSDVNAPKAA, encoded by the coding sequence GTGGCACGCGTCAAGCGGGCAGTCAACGCCCACAAGAAGCGCCGGGCAATTCTCGAGGCGGCCTCCGGCTACCGTGGTCAGCGTTCGCGCCTGTACCGCAAGGCCAAGGAGCAGGTCACCCACTCGCTGGTCTACAACTACAACGACCGCAAGAAGCGCAAGGGCGACTTCCGTCAGCTGTGGATCCAGCGCATCAACGCCGCTGCCCGCCAGAACGGCATGACGTACAACCGCCTCATCCAGGGTCTGAAGGCCGCCAACATCGAGGTGGACCGCAAGATCCTGGCCGAGCTCGCGGTCAACGACGCCAACGCGTTCGCCGCGCTCGTCGAGGTGGCCCAGAAGGCCCTCCCGAGCGACGTCAACGCCCCGAAGGCCGCGTAA
- the infC gene encoding translation initiation factor IF-3, producing MSAEPRINDRIRVPEVRLVGPSGEQVGIVPLAKALELAQEYDLDLVEVAATARPPVCKLMDYGKFKYESAMKAREARKNQAHTVIKEMKLRPKIDPHDYDTKKGHVVRFLKQGDKVKITIMFRGREQSRPELGYRLLQRLASDVEELGFVESSPKQDGRNMIMVLGPHKKKTEAMAEAREAQAARKAERQGQSAQAEESVEDESAAEAPAAEAVAEEHPAEA from the coding sequence ATCAGCGCCGAGCCCCGCATCAACGACCGGATTCGCGTTCCCGAGGTCCGACTTGTCGGCCCCAGCGGCGAGCAGGTCGGAATTGTTCCGCTTGCCAAGGCCCTGGAGCTCGCCCAGGAGTACGACCTCGACCTGGTCGAGGTCGCGGCGACCGCCCGTCCGCCCGTGTGCAAGCTCATGGACTACGGGAAGTTCAAGTACGAGTCGGCCATGAAGGCCCGTGAGGCGCGCAAGAACCAGGCGCACACGGTCATCAAGGAGATGAAGCTCCGGCCGAAGATCGACCCGCACGACTATGACACCAAGAAGGGTCACGTCGTCCGGTTCCTCAAGCAGGGCGACAAGGTCAAGATCACGATCATGTTCCGTGGTCGTGAGCAGTCCAGGCCGGAGCTCGGCTACCGACTGCTCCAGCGCCTCGCTTCGGACGTGGAGGAGCTCGGCTTCGTCGAGTCCAGCCCGAAGCAGGACGGCCGAAACATGATCATGGTTCTCGGTCCGCACAAGAAGAAGACCGAGGCGATGGCCGAAGCCCGCGAGGCCCAGGCGGCCCGCAAGGCGGAACGCCAGGGTCAGTCCGCCCAGGCCGAGGAGTCCGTCGAGGACGAATCTGCCGCCGAGGCGCCCGCCGCCGAGGCAGTGGCCGAGGAACACCCCGCCGAGGCCTGA